One Brassica napus cultivar Da-Ae chromosome C4, Da-Ae, whole genome shotgun sequence genomic region harbors:
- the LOC106395478 gene encoding uncharacterized protein At1g43920, Chloroplastic, protein MSSDSTAESSTVNTYGIRGFPASCVCGTKTTIYTSETNKNPGRPFFRCLTRRKNHLFKWVEEAVYEEVQDALPKIVLLEAELNKEKSDIEDLKGVVTELMEEVVKGKTEVKRCKVMMTILFVIMCVIIIVLLVSLM, encoded by the exons ATGAGTTCGGATTCGACAGCTGAGAGTTCAACCGTGAACACATACGGTATTCGGGGGTTTCCGGCGAGCTGTGTTTGCGGGACTAAGACAACAATCTACACGTCTGAGACTAACAAGAATCCGGGGAGACCTTTCTTCAGATGTCTTACGAGAAGAAAG AACCACTTGTTTAAATGGGTTGAGGAGGCTGTTTATGAAGAGGTTCAAGATGCCTTACCAAAGATTGTACTGCTTGAAGCTGAGCTTAACAAAGAAAAATCTGATATTGAGGATTTGAAAGGCGTGGTCACTGAGTTGATGGAAGAGGTTGTAAAAGGCAAAACAGAGGTGAAGAGGTGTAAGGTGATGATGACGATCTTGTTTGTGATCATGTGCGTGATCATCATTGTTCTACTAGTTAGTTTGATGTAG
- the LOC106444895 gene encoding ribulose bisphosphate carboxylase small subunit, chloroplastic 2-like isoform X1 has protein sequence MASSMLSSAAVVTSPAQATMVAPFTGLKSSAAFPVTRKANNDITSIASNGGRVSCMKVWPPVGKKKFETLSYLPDLTEVELGKEVDYLLRNKWIPCVEFELEHGFVYREHGSTPGYYDGRYWTMWKLPLFGCTDSAQVLKEVQECKTEYPNAFIRIIGFDNNRQVQCISFIAYKPPSFTGA, from the exons ATGGCTTCCTCTATGCTTTCCTCCGCTGCTGTGGTTACCTCACCGGCTCAAGCCACCATGGTCGCTCCATTCACCGGCTTGAAGTCATCCGCTGCATTCCCAGTCACCCGCAAAGCAAACAACGACATTACTTCCATTGCAAGCAACGGAGGAAGAGTTAGCTGCATGAAG GTGTGGCCAccagttggaaagaagaagtttgaGACCCTCTCTTACCTTCCTGACCTTACCGAAGTTGAATTGGGTAAGGAAGTTGACTACCTTCTCCGCAACAAGTGGATTCCTTGTGTTGAATTCGAGTTGGag CATGGATTTGTGTACCGTGAGCACGGAAGCACACCCGGATACTATGATGGACGTTACTGGACAATGTGGAAGCTTCCCTTGTTCGGATGCACTGACTCTGCTCAAGTGTTGAAGGAAGTCCAAGAATGCAAAACGGAGTACCCTAACGCTTTCATCAGGATCATCGGATTTGACAACAACCGTCAGGTTCAGTGCATCAGTTTCATCGCCTACAAACCACCAAGCTTCACCGGTGCTTAA
- the LOC106444895 gene encoding ribulose bisphosphate carboxylase small subunit, chloroplastic 2-like isoform X2, with the protein MASSMLSSAAVVTSPAQATMVAPFTGLKSSAAFPVTRKANNDITSIASNGGRVSCMKVWPPVGKKKFETLSYLPDLTEVELGKEVDYLLRNKWIPCVEFDMDLCTVSTEAHPDTMMDVTGQCGSFPCSDALTLLKC; encoded by the exons ATGGCTTCCTCTATGCTTTCCTCCGCTGCTGTGGTTACCTCACCGGCTCAAGCCACCATGGTCGCTCCATTCACCGGCTTGAAGTCATCCGCTGCATTCCCAGTCACCCGCAAAGCAAACAACGACATTACTTCCATTGCAAGCAACGGAGGAAGAGTTAGCTGCATGAAG GTGTGGCCAccagttggaaagaagaagtttgaGACCCTCTCTTACCTTCCTGACCTTACCGAAGTTGAATTGGGTAAGGAAGTTGACTACCTTCTCCGCAACAAGTGGATTCCTTGTGTTGAATTCGA CATGGATTTGTGTACCGTGAGCACGGAAGCACACCCGGATACTATGATGGACGTTACTGGACAATGTGGAAGCTTCCCTTGTTCGGATGCACTGACTCTGCTCAAGTGTTGA
- the LOC106429430 gene encoding ribulose bisphosphate carboxylase small subunit, chloroplastic 2-like → MASSMLSSAAVVTSPAQATMVAPFTGLKSSSAFPVTRKANNDITSIASNGGRVSCMKVWPPVGKKKFETLSYLPDLTEVELGKEVDYLLRNKWIPCVEFELEHGFVYREHGSTPGYYDGRYWTMWKLPLFGCTDSAQVLKEVQECKTEYPNAFIRIIGFDNNRQVQCISFIAYKPPSFTGA, encoded by the exons ATGGCTTCCTCTATGCTCTCCTCCGCTGCTGTGGTTACCTCACCGGCTCAAGCCACCATGGTCGCTCCATTCACCGGCTTGAAGTCTTCCTCTGCATTCCCAGTCACCCGCAAGGCCAACAATGACATTACTTCCATCGCTAGCAACGGAGGAAGAGTTAGCTGCATGAAG GTGTGGCCAccagttggaaagaagaagtttgaGACCCTCTCTTACCTTCCTGACCTTACCGAAGTTGAATTGGGTAAGGAAGTTGACTACCTTCTCCGCAACAAGTGGATTCCTTGTGTTGAATTCGAGTTGGag CATGGATTTGTGTACCGTGAGCACGGAAGCACACCCGGATACTATGATGGACGTTACTGGACAATGTGGAAGCTTCCCTTGTTCGGATGCACTGACTCTGCTCAAGTGTTGAAGGAAGTCCAAGAATGCAAAACGGAGTACCCTAACGCTTTCATCAGGATCATCGGATTTGACAACAACCGTCAGGTTCAGTGCATCAGTTTCATCGCCTACAAACCACCAAGCTTCACCGGTGCTTAA
- the LOC106429404 gene encoding zinc transporter 5-like codes for MMSPKQISDDRGSSHFRHTPFQIIHVIGNFFRIWSVYSMYRYLNQTGAPVVLFLFCCLVPSSFIFLILQKPWKGRPLSNQQIVPSLINGVITALYFILWGKGLKSCGPLRAILSEYSGAVLGVLSGVLYGRRGQVWKKVGGLVAMLVALFFLSQGWATSSLSPFSSKDSNDTKEEELVTEQALGLMGMMIPVVAGILSALRRVIARRVSLKNQQKKRLHAITITSATCFLFPLAMWDLVTGSSSGKAVELPFSAWAFLATIVFGIILIFYVDNIAEERLHMVFSSPRHLMVAGACIIVMEIAYEMDFSLPGFIVCCLVLGFGIYEATSLERSKKDSSIKSEDGPNGILGNDFDTSPVLPI; via the exons ATGATGTCGCCGAAGCAAATCTCCGACGATCGAGGATCTTCACATTTCCG GCATACCCCTTTCCAGATAATCCATGTCATTGGGAACTTTTTTAGGATATGGTCAGTCTATTCTATGTACCGCTACTTGAATCAGACTGGAGCGCCTGttgttctctttctcttctgCTGTCTGGTGCCCTCATccttcatcttcttgatccttCAGAAACCGTGGAAAGGAAGGCCACTTTCCAATCAGCAG attgtACCTTCTCTTATCAATGGAGTCATCACAGCTCTATACTTCATCTTGTGGGGAAAGGGTCTTAAGTCTTGTGGACCGCTTAG AGCGATCTTGTCAGAGTACTCTGGTGCTGTTCTTGGAGTGCTTTCTGGAGTACTATATGGGCGGAGAGGCCAAGTGTGGAAAAAG GTAGGTGGCCTTGTTGCAATGCTGGTTgctctttttttcttgtctcaAGGATGGGCGACATCATCTCTCTCCCCATTTT CATCGAAAGATAGTAACGACACCAAAGAGGAAGAATTGGTAACAGAGCAAGCACTAGGACTGATGGGAATGATGATACCCGTTGTTGCTGGAATCTTATCAGCATTAAGGCGAGTCATTGCAAGGCGTGTTTCTCTTAAG AACCAGCAAAAGAAACGACTACATGCGATAACCATTACTTCTGCAACCTGTTTTCTGTTTCCTTTGGCCATGTGGGACCTTGTCACA GGATCGTCTTCTGGCAAAGCTGTGGAGTTGCCATTTTCTGCGTGGGCTTTCCTTGCCACCATTGTTTTCGGGATCATTTTAATATTCTATGTTGACAATATCGCAGAAGAGAG attGCATATGGTGTTTTCTTCCCCGAGGCATTTAATGGTAGCAGGAGCATGCATAATCGTCATGGAGATTGCTTACGAGATGGATTTTTCCCTTCCTGGTTTCATTGTCTGTTGCTTAGTGTTAGGGTTTGGAATATACGAAGCAACATCTCTAGAACGCAGCAAAAAGGACTCTTCGATTAAATCTGAAGATGGACCAAATGGAATCCTTGGTAACGACTTTGATACTTCTCCAGTTCTTCCCATATAG